TGCGCCGCAGCTATCTTGTACATAGAAATCGTAAGTAGTTGCTCCTTGTAAATTGCTAAGTAAGATGGTGTCATTAGTAGCAGACACGCGGGTTCCACTGCCTAAGCTAAAGCCGGCAGGGCCGTATTCTACTTGCCAGTTGCTGGCACCACCGGTAGTCCAGAAAATTTCTGCACTGCTGGTACCTACATTGAAGTAACCCAAAGCGCTAGGTGGTAAACAACCTACATCCATGATAGAGAAGTTATCTACACTCCAGTACCAAGCCCAGGTATTACCATCGTCATAATCAAAACGAACTTGTAAGTCGGCATTAGCATAAGCAGAAATGTCAATGGCCTCATGAGCTGGAGATGACCAACCACCGGTAGTTGCGGTGTACATAGCCACATTTACCCAAGCGGTTCCGTCCCAAACATCTACGAAGCCTGTATCACCGCTAATAGAGCGGAAGTAATGATCGTATTCTAAGAGTAAGGTTCCGGCAAATCCTGAAGCATCAATAATAGGAGATACTAATTGCTCACGCATATAAGTACCATTACCATTGGCATCACTATCTACACGCATGTAGCCGGTACCATCCAGATTTTGAGATCCATTGGTAGTATGAGCCCAGGTATCACCGCTGGCTGCACCACCATCAACGCTGCTAAAGCAACCTTGATCAGCATCAAAGTTCTCTACAAATGGAAGGCTTTGAGTTAAACACTTGTCTTCTACAGAGAAGTTGTCTACGCTCCAATACCAAGTCCAGCTATTGCCATCATCATAGAAGAAGCGTACTTGGAAGTTTGCATTGGCATATGCAGTAACATCAATAATCTCGTGGCTAGGATTAGACCATCCACCAGTAGAGTTTTTATAAATAGCCACATTTACCCAATTGGTTCCATCGTAAACCTGAACGGTTGCCGAGTCACCTAAGGCACGATAATAATGGTCAAACTCAAGGATTAAAGATTTAGAAACAGAGGAGGCATCAATTACCGGAGACTCCAAGGTTTCGATCATATGCGTTCCATTACCATTAGCATCACTGTCTACACGCATATAGCCAGTTCCGTCTAAGTTTTGAGAGCCACTTACAGTATGTGCCCAGGTATCGCCGGAAGATCCACCTCCATCAATAGCAGTGAAACAACCGATGCCCACATCAAAGTTCTCTGCAAAAGGCAAGGCCTCTGTAGCAGGACAGCTTGAAGTAGTGTTAAAGGCAAAAGGTCCGGTGAAGGCGCTGATATCTGCTAATCCGCAGCTATCGGCAACATAGAACTCATAGGCAGTAGATGAAGAAAGACCAGTAATAGTGATCGTATCATTAGTTGCGATAACTTGAGTTCCGCTACCTAAGCTAAATCCAGCAGGACCATATTCTACAATCCAATCGCTGGCACCGCCAGTGGTCCAGAATACAGTTGCCATAGAGTGATCTACGGTATCAAGACCCAATGCGCTAGGAGCTAAACAACCCACATCCATAATGGAGAAATTATCTACACTCCAGTACCAAGCCCAGCTATTACCATCATCATAGTCAAAGCGAACCTGCAAATCTGCATTGGCATAAGCTGAGATATCGATGCTTTCGTGAGCTGGAGCAGACCAAGCGCCTGTGCTGGAAGTATAGGTAGCTACATTTACCCAAGCAGTACCATCCCAAACATCTACAAAACCGGTATCACTACCTACTGATCGATAATAGTGGTCGTACTCCAAGAGTAAGGTTCCGGCAAAACCAGAAGCGTCGATCTTAGGAGATACTAATTCTTCGCGCATATAAGTACCGTTGCCATTGGCATCGCTATCTACACGCATATAGTCTGTACCGTCTAAATCTTGAGATCCGCTAGATGCAGGAGCCCAGGTATCACCGGAAGCATCACCACCATCAACAGTGCTGAAACAACCTGCTCCAGAATTAAAGTTCTCTACATAAGGAAGGCTTTGAGTTAAGCACTTATCCTCCACAGAGAAATTATCAACGTTCCAATACCAAGCCCAGCTATTGTTATCATCATACATGAAACGCACCTGGAAATTTGCATTGGCATAGGCTGTAACATCCAGGGTTTCGTGACTTGGACTAGTCCAGCCACCAGTGGAGTTTTTATAAACAGCCACATTTACCCAATTGGCTCCATCATAAACCTGAACGGTCGCAGAATCACCTAAGGCACGGTAATAATGATCAAATTCCAACACCAATGAATTGGAAACGCTGGAAGCATCAATCACTGGAGACTCCAAGGTCTCAATCATGTGCGTTCCATTACCATTAGCATCACTGTCTACACGCATGTAACCAGTTCCGTCTAAGTTTTGAGAGCCATTTACAGTATGTGCCCAAGTATCGCCAGAAGATCCACCTCCATCGATAGTACTAAAGCAACCAGAACCCGTATTGAAGTTCTCTGCATAAGGCAAGGATTCTGTACCAGGACAATTGGCCGTAGTGTTAAAAGCAAATGGACCGGTAAAGGCACTTACATCTCCTAAACCACAACTATCCGCAACATAGAACTCATAGGCGGTAGAAGCCATTAAACCACTGATAGTAGCGGTATCATTGCTTGCCACCATTTGAGTTCCAGAACCTAAAGTAAAGCCAGCAGTTCCATACTCAATAATCCAATCACTAGCTCCACCGGTAGTCCAGTAAACAATAGCCATAGCATGATCAACTGAATCTAAGCCCAATGAACTTGGGGAAGAACAGCTTGGTGCATCAGCAACGCTGATGTCGTCAATCATGATATCATTATAGAAAGCACTATTGGTCATAGTGGTTTGATCTACAATGAAGCGAATTTTAATAGTACCGGAATAGGAGCTTAAATCCACGGTTTGCTCTACCCATGAAGCATTATCACCGGCATAACTCAATTCATTAGTCCAAACCGAACCGTCCCATACTTCCACATTTAAAGTGGCATTATCGCCAGGGAAGTCGGTATTATTACTAAACACATAGAAGCTTAGTTGAGCGGTGGTTAAACCAGTCAAATCAATTAATGGCGACTCCAGAGTACCATCATTTGTAGAACTGCCACCAGATCCATCAATACCAGCGAATGATCCACTATTTCCTGTGTGATCAGAAGCTGAACCGGCACCATAAGCAGGCCAAGTTGTGGTAAATAACCAAGGATCTGATCCATAGGCAGACCAGCAGCTAGGCATACTAGTAACATCAAAGGACTCACTAAATGGAGTGCTGAAAGCTGAACAAGCAGTGGTGAAAGTTGCTCCGAAAACATAAATACTGGTTCCGGTACCACAGTCAGACTGAATGTAGAAATCGTAAGTAGTGTTTGGACTTAAACCCGTTAAGGTATAAGGATTAGCAGTTACCGCTGAAACGGTAGTTCCTGCCCCTTGAGTATAACCGGTAGGTCCATATTCGATATTCCAGGTAGTTTCTGTTCCACCAGGAGTCCAGCTTAATTCAGCTGTAAGGTCAGTCATGTTTGCCGCTGCCATAGCAGTTGGAGGTAAACAAGATGCTGGAGTAAACTCATCCGCACCAATATCCGGGGTAGAGCCTGAACGAGCATCGCCATCGAAATCATCGGTAATTCCGGCGATTACCACAGCCACATCATTTGCGGTGCTGGCTAATACGTGTAAATCAGGGGAGCCAACAAATGAAGGATCACCTTCTACAGAATTGGTGTTGAAGTTTGTTCCTAAAGCAGCAGCCTGTAAAGTGGCTAAATCTGCATAAGAAGAAGTACTCACATCCATGATATCGCTACCATTCTCACTATACATTACGTTGTAATCCATAATGTCGGTAGCGTCTGGTGCGGCATCTAAATCTACCGGAGTTTCATTGGCTGAAACCAGAATATTATTACGTACATCATAATCATCACTGGTAGAGTTAATCCACAGCGCTTGATCCGCATCTGCATACAAGGTATTGTAATAGATATTGATCGAATCCGCCGCAGATAAATACAGGGCATCACCACTACCAGTAGCGCTCACCATATTATTGGTCACATTACAACGACGAGCTAAAGGCTGTGTGGTAGTGTTTACATTGGAGAGATAGATTCCGTAAGTACCCAAGTTTTGTAACCAGTTCTTATGAACTTCGATCCCCGGAGTATAAACCGCATAGATACCATAGCTAGAAGAGTTGCGCGTATTGGAAACGGTACAGCCTCTTACTTCTGGTAAACCTTGGTAATAGAGATAAATACCATAGAAATAAACACTATCTACTACTGTATTTTGAATACGGTTATTAAGGTTATCGCTTGCAGTAGTTGAAGACCCGTATAAGCGGATACCATAATATCCACCGGTTACATTACAATCTTTTACCAATAAGCCATTGGCATTATCTCCGGCAGTACCGGTACTGGTTTGGCTGCCCGAGCTCAAGATTCCCACTACTAAAGAAGAAGTAGTATTAGTAGGAACTTTAATATCACAATTTTCAATTGTAATCGTATCCGCGGCATTCCATAAGTGGATACCAAAAGCAGGAGTGCTGGAGCTGGTATTTTCAATGCCAACATTTTTCAGGCTAACATGCTTGGCACCGTTAAATTCTACGGCAGTACCGCTGCTTCCTGTACCATCATAAGAGATGATAGTAGAAGTAGAGCCTGCCCCTTGAATGGTAACTGTGTTGGTAGCGCTGGCTCCGGAAATTGCCGGAATAACCAATTGCTCATTATAGGTACCGGCCGCAATGTTAATGGTAACCGGAGCGGAAACACCACAATTACTTAAGCTGGTAATAGCCTCAGAAATGGTAGCATAATCAGGGCTGCTTCCACCAACGGTATAGCTACCAGTTAAAGCTCCTGTACAACCTGAGAAAATGGTAAAGGGTCCTGCCCAGGCAGAAGAAGATCCACTACAGTTACTGCGTACATATACATCGTAATTAGTAGTAGCAGAAAGACCGCTGGCAGTAGCCATATTAGTAGCTACGTTACCTGAAGCAACCGCCGTGGCAGTTTGGGGAGATCCCATTGGTACCACAACGTAGTCATAAGATACTGCACAAACATTCGTCCAGTTCAAATCTGCACTGGTTCCTACCTCATTGGCAGTAGACAAAGATGTGGGTGCAAAACAGGTAGTAGCTTCATAAACCTGAATATCGTCAATCGCCATATCCGAATAGAAGTTGGTACCAGTGGTACCGGTAATACGGATGGTTACGCTAGACTGACCCGCATAAGCACACAAAGGCACTTCAGCTTGAAGGTAAGGGTCAGAATTTGACGTTTGCTGTTCTCCACTTAAGCTAAACAATGCATTAGTCCAGCTTGTACCACCATCGGTAGACACGAAAACCTCGAGGCTTCCCATGCTTTGTCCGTACATGTGGTAGTAAAACTCCAGACTAGGATTGGTTAGTGAAGTAAAATCAAATACGGGAGAAATTAAGTCCGCCACTTTACCGTAGCAGCTGGAAGCTTCCGTGTAAATGTAATTACCGGTTCCGGTGGTGTGATCACCACTTGGTCCGGTGGATGAGGATGAGGTCCCTGATGCATCTACAGCCCAGTCCTTATCGTCTGTAGTGCTATTCGTCCAGCCGCCCGCAGTAAGGGTACAAACCGACGTACAAGAGGTACCGCATGTGCTTTGAGAATCAAAGTTCTCCAGGTAGGGGTAAGAGGTAACTTGCCCAAAAACGGACTGCGAAAGTCCGAATACGGCAAGGACCACCAGCCCTAACAAATGGAAGTACTTGTTTTTCATAAATAGATGGTTAATTATCAACTGTTAGTAGCGAGCCTGTTTATCAAGTTGGAATAGGTTAGTTCGGGTTAGTGCTCAATGTTGTTTTTTTTATAGGGTTATACATTCAGTTAAATGCCGCATTCCAAGCGGAATAGCACCCTTCTCAGGTGCTTAATGGTTTAAATAATAATGGGGATAATGACAGGAATAGCGATTTTGAAACTGCTCAGTTAAACAGTTTTTAGTTTGGGGAAATGCATACAATTCCCGAACTCCAAGCTTATATAAAGCCTGAGTTATTTTTTCCTGATCAATAAGATGTTCGAAGTACGCATTTAAGGCTCGAATATGCCGCCGAGCATGCGCCTGAAAGAAATTGTTCCTCATTTCAGTTCAGTAACCTGTTAATCCTAGTTCCCTTAAAATCAAGTGCTAAAGCTCTCCCTAAAGCTTCTAAAACACTTGTACAGTTAATTTATCCTTAAAAACTTGTTTCCGAATGTACTAAAAACGAGATGAATGTGTTAAGCTCAGATTAATTTTTTTTAGCCGCCTTGTTGCTCATTCCAGGTTTGAAAGAGCTTTTCTTGCTTGGGCCGATTGGCCTCTTCTTCCGCCAAGGGTTCACATTCTTTTAGACTGGCATATAGCTCTCCGGGCAGCTCTTGATACAATTCGGTTCCCTTGCTTTTCCAGTTGAGCATAGTGTCGCTCACCTCTTTGATAATGCGGGCTGGATTGCCTACTACTAAGCTGCGTTCGGGAATCTGGGTATCGGCTTTAACGAAACTCAAGGCCCCTACAATAGAACCTGCGCCAACGGTGGACCGGTCCATTATCACGGCGTTCATTCCTATTAAAACATTGCGGCCCAAATTTGCGCCGTGGATAATTGCGCCATGTCCAACATGCGCTCCTTCTTCCAGGCGAATACTAACCCCAGGAAACATATGCACCACGCAGTTTTCCTGCACATTGCAACCATCCTCAATGATTATCTGACCCCAGTCGCCCCGAATTACGGCTCCCGGTCCGATATAGACTTTCTCTCCGATTAAAACATTACCAATGATAACTGCCGATTGGTGCACAAAAGCACTTTCCTTAACCACCGGCTTAAAGCCCTGAAACTCGTAAAACATCGCTACCTTTATTAGAAAAGGCAAGTTAAGGGCTTTACTTTAAAAGAGGCGCACAGCCAGTTCTATTCCGGAAATACCGCTTTCGCGGAGATGCATAAAATTATATTCATCGATATAATATAGCTTCCCATCATAGACCTTAGTTTCTCGGGCAAATAAGGCCACCTTTTGAGCCCCTCCTAATTTCTTTCCTTCAAAAGAATAGAGATACACCATGCCTCTTTCTTTCTGTAGAGCATAGAGCTTTTTTTGCTGATAATCCTGAATTATTAGAGGCGCGATATAATCATCATCTATTTTAAAAGGGAGAGCTTCCTTCTGATGGCCCTGAGCATCAAAAACCACTAATTGATCATTATAGCGATCAAAAAGCCAATATTCTTCCTCCACTTTAAACATGGGGGTGGGATAATATTTAGCATGACCTCTCTGATACATTTTCTGAGCCACATCTAAATCAAAGAGCTTTTCATGTTGCCAAACCCCATACATATCATAAACCTTTTCAATTCCCGCGGCAATGGAATAGGCATGCATAAAGGCTTGATGAGCCGCCATAACTGCGGGCGTATCCACACTAAAGAAAAACTCTTCCGGCTCCTGCCCTTCGCGATATATAAACAATTGCACTCCTTGATTATGGAAGGGCGGAAAGCTCATGCTCTTACCCTGAGTCCCGGCGCGCATTTCGCTAATCGGTAAAGGCATAGACTCCATCTGATTATTGCGAACTATCAAGGCTTTGCCAATTTGCGCTACCAAAGGTTCAATATATTGCCCATATTGAGTGCGGCTTACCGCCGGATAGAAATAGAGTTGATCGGAACGCAGAATTACCTGACTGGCACTGTCCTCACTCAATAAAAAGAGGTTCCCTCGTGGATCACGCTCAATGCTGGTATAATCAGCCCGGTTACGAAGACTCCAAAGGGCTTTAAGGTCGGCTTGGGCCATCACCAGATAATCATAGCCCAATACCAAAAGCATATCATTCTGGAAGTCGAAATCCTGAACACGCAGGGTATCGGTAAAGGAAATCGCACGGGCTTGCACCTCTACTTCGGCTAATTCCATGGCATTAGACTGCATTTCTACCTTCACCTTTCGGGAAGCCATTTCAGTCCAATCCAGCTCCAATAATTTAATGTAATAGCCTTCCTTAAATAGCTGTACTACCGAGCCCGCCGTTTCCGGAATTCGCAAGGAGCCTTTCGCATTACTGGGGCCGTATTCCTTTCCCAAATAATCAATGGCGACTACCCCCGCTAAAGCCTGGCCCTTAGCATTTACCAGTTCTAAATCGAGATACTGCCCCCGCAGGCCAATGGCCAGGAGGCAAAATAAAAATAGGCTGATCTGCTTCATCTTCAATACAGACGCAAAGCCCCAAAGTGGTTGCTTAGGCCCGCTCGATAACCACGGCATAACCCTGCCCTACACCAATACACATAGTGCAAAGAGCATAGCGCTTAGCCGTTTTCTGGAGCTGAATAGCGGCGGTTTGCAATAGACGCGCTCCCGACATTCCCAGTGGATGACCTAAGGCAATCGCTCCACCATTAGGGTTAATGCGCTCATCTTGATCATCGAGACCCATTTGGCGAGTACAAGCTAATACCTGAGCGGCAAAAGCCTCATTCAATTCGATGATGTCCATATCGGCCAGGCTTAAACCCGCTTTTTTAAGGGCAATCTCGGAGGCGTAAACCGGACCGATTCCCATAATGCGAGGCTCAACTCCCGCTACACCCATAGATACCATGCGGGCCAAAGGTTTTAAGTTCTGATCTTTCAAACCTTGTTCGGAAGCCACTAAAAGAGCGGCGGCTCCATCATTTAACCCTGAGGCATTTCCAGCAGTTACGGTTCCTCCTTCTTTGCGGAAGGCGGGACGTAATTTCCCTAAAATCTCCAGGCTTGATTTCGGCTTGATAAACTCATCTGTTCCGAAAATCAAATCCTCCTGCTTACGACGGGGAATAGACACTTTTACAATCTCCTCGGCCAAACGTCCGCTTTCGGTGGCGGCAGTCGCCTTTTGCTGCGACCATAAGGCAAATTTATCCTGATCCTCGCGGCTAATACCGAATTGATCCACCAGGTTTTCAGCAGTTTCGCCCATGGCATCAGTACCATAGCGCTTAAACATTTCCGGATTCACGAATCGCCAGCCGAAAGAACTATCATACATCTTAGAATCAGTACCAAAGGCTTTACTGGGCTTGCTCATAACGTAGGGCGCACGAGTCATATGCTCCAAACCACCCGCCACAAATACATCACCATCACCATTGCGAATGGCGCGCATAGCCTGAGCTCCGGCACTCATACCACTGGCACAAAGTCGGTTTACGGTTTCACCAGGAACAGAATGAGGTAAGCCCGCTAATAGAGCCGACATCCGCGCTACATTTCGATTGTCTTCTCCCGCTTGATTGGCGCAGCCCATAATTACATCGGCAATTACCGCCGGATCTAATTGAGAATTGCGTTCGATCAAGCTTTTGATCAC
The Croceimicrobium hydrocarbonivorans genome window above contains:
- a CDS encoding T9SS-dependent choice-of-anchor J family protein; this translates as MKNKYFHLLGLVVLAVFGLSQSVFGQVTSYPYLENFDSQSTCGTSCTSVCTLTAGGWTNSTTDDKDWAVDASGTSSSSTGPSGDHTTGTGNYIYTEASSCYGKVADLISPVFDFTSLTNPSLEFYYHMYGQSMGSLEVFVSTDGGTSWTNALFSLSGEQQTSNSDPYLQAEVPLCAYAGQSSVTIRITGTTGTNFYSDMAIDDIQVYEATTCFAPTSLSTANEVGTSADLNWTNVCAVSYDYVVVPMGSPQTATAVASGNVATNMATASGLSATTNYDVYVRSNCSGSSSAWAGPFTIFSGCTGALTGSYTVGGSSPDYATISEAITSLSNCGVSAPVTINIAAGTYNEQLVIPAISGASATNTVTIQGAGSTSTIISYDGTGSSGTAVEFNGAKHVSLKNVGIENTSSSTPAFGIHLWNAADTITIENCDIKVPTNTTSSLVVGILSSGSQTSTGTAGDNANGLLVKDCNVTGGYYGIRLYGSSTTASDNLNNRIQNTVVDSVYFYGIYLYYQGLPEVRGCTVSNTRNSSSYGIYAVYTPGIEVHKNWLQNLGTYGIYLSNVNTTTQPLARRCNVTNNMVSATGSGDALYLSAADSINIYYNTLYADADQALWINSTSDDYDVRNNILVSANETPVDLDAAPDATDIMDYNVMYSENGSDIMDVSTSSYADLATLQAAALGTNFNTNSVEGDPSFVGSPDLHVLASTANDVAVVIAGITDDFDGDARSGSTPDIGADEFTPASCLPPTAMAAANMTDLTAELSWTPGGTETTWNIEYGPTGYTQGAGTTVSAVTANPYTLTGLSPNTTYDFYIQSDCGTGTSIYVFGATFTTACSAFSTPFSESFDVTSMPSCWSAYGSDPWLFTTTWPAYGAGSASDHTGNSGSFAGIDGSGGSSTNDGTLESPLIDLTGLTTAQLSFYVFSNNTDFPGDNATLNVEVWDGSVWTNELSYAGDNASWVEQTVDLSSYSGTIKIRFIVDQTTMTNSAFYNDIMIDDISVADAPSCSSPSSLGLDSVDHAMAIVYWTTGGASDWIIEYGTAGFTLGSGTQMVASNDTATISGLMASTAYEFYVADSCGLGDVSAFTGPFAFNTTANCPGTESLPYAENFNTGSGCFSTIDGGGSSGDTWAHTVNGSQNLDGTGYMRVDSDANGNGTHMIETLESPVIDASSVSNSLVLEFDHYYRALGDSATVQVYDGANWVNVAVYKNSTGGWTSPSHETLDVTAYANANFQVRFMYDDNNSWAWYWNVDNFSVEDKCLTQSLPYVENFNSGAGCFSTVDGGDASGDTWAPASSGSQDLDGTDYMRVDSDANGNGTYMREELVSPKIDASGFAGTLLLEYDHYYRSVGSDTGFVDVWDGTAWVNVATYTSSTGAWSAPAHESIDISAYANADLQVRFDYDDGNSWAWYWSVDNFSIMDVGCLAPSALGLDTVDHSMATVFWTTGGASDWIVEYGPAGFSLGSGTQVIATNDTITITGLSSSTAYEFYVADSCGLADISAFTGPFAFNTTSSCPATEALPFAENFDVGIGCFTAIDGGGSSGDTWAHTVSGSQNLDGTGYMRVDSDANGNGTHMIETLESPVIDASSVSKSLILEFDHYYRALGDSATVQVYDGTNWVNVAIYKNSTGGWSNPSHEIIDVTAYANANFQVRFFYDDGNSWTWYWSVDNFSVEDKCLTQSLPFVENFDADQGCFSSVDGGAASGDTWAHTTNGSQNLDGTGYMRVDSDANGNGTYMREQLVSPIIDASGFAGTLLLEYDHYFRSISGDTGFVDVWDGTAWVNVAMYTATTGGWSSPAHEAIDISAYANADLQVRFDYDDGNTWAWYWSVDNFSIMDVGCLPPSALGYFNVGTSSAEIFWTTGGASNWQVEYGPAGFSLGSGTRVSATNDTILLSNLQGATTYDFYVQDSCGATDLSTWAGPVSFATACPASVMAPYSTDFEGISTGNYTTFDNCWTTFGTTNPAWYADVNGTGSSGTGPNFDHTTGGGGVYMFLETSSPSSLGDTNVLYSPAIDISPLTNPQVSFWYHMYGATMGNLRIWAEDTGGNRTVLDSIIGQQQTTGSDPWLQMQIPLSGLASGTYRFLFEGIGGSSFTSDMAIDDFAVEEAPNCFASSNLVFISSDNTSATVTWTAGTGTSWDVEYGPAGFSPGSGTIINSTNDTLTITGLSASTAYDFYVTDSCGASGLSTTVGPQSFVTSACPLSDQCMYTFDLYDTFGDGWNGGGIKIYQNGLQVAALGGNFTAGTSSLGNMVPLCDNLPIVVTLDPAGAWPSEMEIVAIQPNGDTAGVHSASATVGTGDTLFSFTSNCSSCITYQAPFFESFEVNSPSITCWTNVFVADTFSWSLGTGSSGGSVTTAYAGATNAVFVSANGGPDTTLLVSPVINLNALVSPQLSFWYAQESWAGDQNVTNVYYRASANDPWTFLFGDNADRSAWTFATMSLPNPSSTYQIAIEGVNNWGRANVVDSLSITDAAVICSQPDSVMASNITFANADVSWVSSSNASSSFIEYGPLGFVPGTGAIVNPASNPTTLMGLMPGTTYEACVYDICSSLGDTSMAACVTFTTPCAPISNYPYMEDFDNGVFPACYSETTTSSGSYVWAPDAGGTSSTNTGPAVDHTLGTAAGYYMYVEASSPAAQGDSAFLYTPEFDLTSLTNPEIVYYYHMYGADIVNLDLQAYDRTSMTWVSLNNIVGQQQTANGDAWLEARINIAAYTSDTAQQFRFLSVRGASFDGDAALDDIIVRETPACVDPANLMVVTAASNSVTLAWDSDTNIVASTVQYGAPGFMLGSGTNVAATPGGFTLTGLSGTTCYDFYVKDSCSTGTNWVGPVSACTIATCSVSSMPSGTTNDTTDCDGGPTTLMATSSSNNDLVWLTNGMVRETGATYVTDSVAFTTAFDVAEYVTTNPVLHVGPLTNIAASGFGNFSNGQWITVDDTIHIDSMTVLHQNDVVAFAQIWDASITNVIQRGDTFSTPAGVTGDMRVPVNMVLTPGVYFMNVDFLSGAGSLFRATDGAAYPYDLPGLMSIDSTNFSAQIRIYYTFDLTVSKACIGSATQALAVVPGANAGISDTSLVCSSDNAANLAAFLGVHDNGGTWVDNDATGALTDSILDATQLTAGNTYHFSYILAGVNGCAGDTADVWAEVEAAPFGGVDTSLALCSGSGITILRNYLTGTAFGGTWVDLDGSGALNTGTGVFNSNNAAVGTYRILYVLAGVACPADTTMLTVSVDAVVSAGMDISDTACDDETMVDLSTYLDPAATAGGTWTDLSGSGALSGNIFDATAVANMTSYNFQYKVNSACGDDSAVVTLYVDDCDVSVREMHTGLINIYPNPTTGLIKIDDQNVRGTIKVEVYAGNGQLMIFEEYAENEEIRLDISNFATGIYTVKVNSAAGIDVKRIMKH
- the pcaF gene encoding 3-oxoadipyl-CoA thiolase, coding for MKEAYIVDGIRTPIGSFGGSLSGLRADDMGALVIKSLIERNSQLDPAVIADVIMGCANQAGEDNRNVARMSALLAGLPHSVPGETVNRLCASGMSAGAQAMRAIRNGDGDVFVAGGLEHMTRAPYVMSKPSKAFGTDSKMYDSSFGWRFVNPEMFKRYGTDAMGETAENLVDQFGISREDQDKFALWSQQKATAATESGRLAEEIVKVSIPRRKQEDLIFGTDEFIKPKSSLEILGKLRPAFRKEGGTVTAGNASGLNDGAAALLVASEQGLKDQNLKPLARMVSMGVAGVEPRIMGIGPVYASEIALKKAGLSLADMDIIELNEAFAAQVLACTRQMGLDDQDERINPNGGAIALGHPLGMSGARLLQTAAIQLQKTAKRYALCTMCIGVGQGYAVVIERA
- a CDS encoding acyltransferase, whose protein sequence is MFYEFQGFKPVVKESAFVHQSAVIIGNVLIGEKVYIGPGAVIRGDWGQIIIEDGCNVQENCVVHMFPGVSIRLEEGAHVGHGAIIHGANLGRNVLIGMNAVIMDRSTVGAGSIVGALSFVKADTQIPERSLVVGNPARIIKEVSDTMLNWKSKGTELYQELPGELYASLKECEPLAEEEANRPKQEKLFQTWNEQQGG